The following are encoded together in the Vigna unguiculata cultivar IT97K-499-35 chromosome 2, ASM411807v1, whole genome shotgun sequence genome:
- the LOC114173780 gene encoding nucleolar protein 12 has protein sequence MGKKKPKDPQQTLQTDTDPPPSSIFNKLFGNAPEQGTATAASLFSDDNPFRRKPAPLSDTTNQAHIPNNGDAENRDAGDEKKRKRNKEKIPALDPVSVTDVLDSSEKKRKRGSDEGREGGLELGAEAIGKRKRKRDEVEREWEEKRYGPVDEVQKEGIESKTVGNKRKTLDDPADTMVAKEGFDDEDKLLRTVFVGNLPLKVKKKILLKEFKKFGEVESVRIRSIPLQDTKKPRKGAILAKKINDAGDSVHAYIVYKTEQSAQASLSHNMSLVEGNHIRVDRACPPRKKHKGESVPLYDNKRTVFVGNLPFDVKDEELYQLFCGISNLESSVEAVRVVRDPHLNVGKGIAYVLFKTKEAAKFVIKRRNLKLRDRELRLSHAKEDATPSKRPNPSSTQGHTPSKRPNRSSTQAPGTPAKKFSVASRSPSSSVNRSNRKGNASYQGLRATKSDVQKKSQGGEKPKQRLTKRPSVAARKAKAKLQESGAQKQAGLKRKLDTRTPDSTMRNKKVKKNR, from the exons GCGCCGGAACAGGGCACCGCAACCGCTGCCTCTCTATTTTCCGACGACAACCCTTTTCGGAGAAAACCTGCTCCACTTTCTGACACAACCAACCAAGCTCACATCCCTAACAACGGCGACGCCGAGAACCGCGATGCCGGCGACGAGAAAAAACGCAAGAGGAACAAAGAGAAAATTCCGGCCCTTGATCCAGTTTCTGTAACCGATGTTTTGGATAGCTCGGAGAAGAAGAGGAAACGAGGTTCTGATGAAGGAAGAGAAGGAGGCCTTGAGTTGGGTGCAGAAGCAATTgggaaaagaaagagaaaaagggaCGAGGTTGAAAGAGAGTGGGAGGAGAAGAGATATGGGCCGGTGGATGAAGTTCAAAAGGAAGGGATTGAGAGTAAAACTGTTGGGAACAAGAGGAAGACATTGGATGATCCAGCTGATACGATGGTTGCAAAGGAGGGTTTTGATGACGAAGATAAGCTTTTGAGGACTGTCTTTGTTGGGAATTTGCCTCTCAAGGTGAAAAAGAAGATTCTGTTGAAGGAGTTTAAAAAGTTTGGTGAGGTCGAGTCTGTGAGGATTCGTTCTATTCCTTTACAAGAT ACCAAGAAACCTAGAAAGGGAGCTATCCTTGCGAAGAAAATAAATGATGCCGGAGATAG TGTACATGCATACATTGTTTACAAAACCGAGCAATCGGCACAGGCTTCTTTGTCTCACAACATGTCACTG GTCGAAGGAAATCACATTCGTGTTGATAGGGCATGCCCACCCCGCAAGAAACATAAAGGGGAAAGTGTTCCTCTTTATGACAACAAGAGAACTGTTTTTGTGGGCAACCTCCCATTTGATGTGAAG GATGAAGAGCTTTATCAGTTATTTTGTGGCATATCCAACCTGGAATCAAGTGTAGAAGCTGTCAGAGTTGTTCGAGATCCTCATCTTAATGTTGGAAAGGGTATTGCTTATGTGCTATTTAAAACAAAG GAAGCTGCTAAATTTGTTATTAAGAGAAGGAACTTGAAGCTTCGAGACAGAGAGTTGAGACTCTCTCATGCCAAAGAAGATGCTACCCCATCTAAAAGGCCAAACCCATCGTCAACACAAGGTCATACCCCTTCTAAAAGGCCAAACAGATCATCAACACAAGCTCCTGGTACTCCTGCAAAGAAATTTTCAGTGGCTTCACGGTCTCCTTCTAGCAGTGTTAACAGATCAAACAGAAAAGGCAATGCATCTTATCAGGGTCTACGTGCAACCAAATCAGATGTGCAGAAGAAAAGCCAGGGTGGAGAAAAGCCAAAACAACGCCTGACAAAGAGACCTTCAGTGGCTGCCAGAAAGGCTAAAGCAAAATTGCAGGAGAGTGGTGCACAAAAACAAGCAGGGTTAAAACGCAAGCTTGATACTCGTACTCCAGACAGCACCATGCGTAAtaagaaagtaaaaaagaaCAGGTAG
- the LOC114174283 gene encoding uncharacterized membrane protein At4g09580, which translates to MEGAKTTVVEQSVPTPSKFPLSFWETTVVSTVALIFAVGLAGVYLTMPDSDYSFLKLPRTLQDLKLLRDNLESYTSDYTAQVLVGYCVVYIFMQTFMIPGTVFMSLLAGALFGVFKGMALVVFTATAGASSCYFLSKMIGRPILSSLWPDKLKFFQTQVARRRKSLLNYMLFLRLTPTLPNTFINFASPIVDVPYHIFLFATVIGLIPAAYVTVKAGLALGELKSMGDLYDFNSVATLFLIGVVSVTPTLMSKNES; encoded by the exons ATGGAGGGTGCAAAGACGACGGTTGTGGAGCAATCCGTGCCAACGCCGTCCAAGTTTCCGTTGAGCTTTTGGGAAACCACGGTGGTTTCAACGGTGGCTTTGATTTTCGCGGTGGGTCTAGCCGGCGTGTACCTAACCATGCCCGATTCCGATTATAGCTTTCTGAAGCTCCCCCGCACCCTCCAAGACCTTAAACTCCTTCG agATAACCTTGAGAGCTATACAAGTGACTACACTGCACAAGTCTTGGTGGGGTACTGCGTGGTATATATTTTCATGCAGACTTTCATGATTCCAGGGACTGTTTTCATGTCATTGCTTGCTGGAGCACTCTTTGGAGTCTTTAAAGGAATGGCACTGGTCGTGTTCACTGCTACAGCAGGAGCCTCTTCATGCTACTTCCTGTCTAAAATGATTGGACGTCCAATTCTCTCATCCCTCTGGCCTGACAAGTTGAAATTCTTCCAAACCCAG GTGGCTAGAAGAAGAAAGAGTTTGTTGAACTACATGCTTTTTCTGAGATTGACTCCAACCTTGCCcaatacatttattaattttgcttCACCAATTGTGGATGTGCCTTATCATATCTTCCTCTTTGCAACTGTTATTGGACTCATACCTGCGGCTTATGTCACTGTCAAG GCTGGGTTAGCTCTTGGGGAGTTAAAATCCATGGGGGATCTTTATGATTTCAACTCAGTTGCAACGTTGTTCCTCATTGGTGTTGTGTCGGTTACACCCACATTAATGAGCAAGAACGAATCATAG
- the LOC114174259 gene encoding inositol-tetrakisphosphate 1-kinase 1-like: MAEEKLFRVGYALLLKKQSSFIRDSLVNLARSRGIDLVRIDPNRNLTDQGPFDCVLHKLYDDDWRNQLNEFTANYPNAVVLDSPESIERLHNRISMLQVVSELKIDDRTETVGIPKQIVINDKAKLFDRRIWKALKSPVIAKPLVADGSAKSHKMALVYNHEGLNSLKPPVVVQEFVNHGGVIFKVYVVGERVRCVKRKSLPDVGEEEMMKVSEDLWAFSQFSNLASDERTDDKYYKMMHLDDAVMPPLSFVTQIALELRRVMKLNLFNFDVIRDSRRKNRYLIVDINYFPGYAKMPGYETVFTEFLCDLLCKKQQGGETEECDKDATRIVSNTCSEDGEDKEGSG; this comes from the coding sequence atggCAGAGGAAAAACTATTCCGAGTAGGGTACGCTTTGTTGCTGAAGAAGCAAAGCAGCTTCATCCGAGACTCGCTCGTGAATCTTGCAAGATCCCGCGGAATAGACCTGGTCCGGATCGACCCAAACCGGAACCTAACGGATCAAGGTCCGTTTGATTGCGTCCTCCACAAACTCTACGATGACGATTGGAGGAATCAACTGAACGAGTTTACCGCGAATTATCCTAATGCCGTCGTTCTTGATTCTCCGGAATCGATCGAGAGGCTCCACAACCGGATTTCGATGCTGCAGGTCGTGTCGGAGTTGAAAATCGACGACCGGACCGAGACTGTCGGGATTCCGAAGCAGATTGTGATAAACGACAAGGCGAAGCTGTTCGACCGGCGGATCTGGAAGGCTTTGAAGTCTCCGGTGATCGCAAAACCTCTGGTGGCCGACGGCAGCGCGAAGTCGCACAAAATGGCGCTGGTTTACAACCACGAAGGTTTGAATTCTCTGAAGCCTCCTGTGGTGGTGCAGGAGTTCGTGAACCACGGTGGCGTGATCTTCAAGGTGTACGTGGTCGGGGAGCGCGTGAGGTGCGTGAAGCGGAAGTCGCTGCCGGACGTGGGAGAGGAGGAGATGATGAAGGTTTCGGAGGATTTGTGGGCGTTTTCACAGTTTTCAAACTTGGCAAGCGATGAAAGAACCGACGATAAATATTACAAGATGATGCATTTGGATGATGCTGTGATGCCTCCTCTGAGCTTCGTTACTCAGATAGCTCTAGAGTTGAGGCGTGTGATGAAGCTGAACCTGTTTAATTTCGATGTTATTAGGGATTCTCGACGCAAAAATCGTTATCTTATTGTTGATATCAATTACTTCCCAGGCTATGCGAAGATGCCTGGTTATGAGACTGTTTTTACTGAGTTTTTGTGTGATTTGTTGTGCAAGAAACAGCAAGGGGGTGAGACTGAGGAGTGTGACAAAGATGCAACGAGGATCGTGAGCAATACTTGTAGTGAGGATGGGGAAGATAAAGAGGGTTCTGGATAA
- the LOC114173021 gene encoding transcription factor MYB41-like produces the protein MGRSPRREEISGVKKGPWTPEEDEKLVDYITKHSHGSWRTLPKRAGLNRCGKSCRLRWTNYLRPDIKRGQFTEEDERIIINLHSVLGNKWSKIAAHLPGRTDNEIKNYWNTHIRKKLLKMGIDPETHKPRTDFNHLMSLSQLLGMSNLSSVMSSTWGNNNLGLQPDITQLAKIQLLQNLLQLMNSNSFVNMGNPYLFGNPNLNPLFLNGTNPLQAKEPVVLSGSERFGNPSVYSQAQSECSKSLADVEGGSIPQDLDYSKISSINTNHSRENQEENPLPALVAASPRMGTLNQMDSGCGNLAQTNAESPSNTFFDDWEKLLDDERSGSYWKEILEFTPTSASPIMW, from the exons ATGGGAAGATCACCGCGTCGTGAGGAGATTAGTGGTGTGAAGAAAGGACCATGGACACCAGAAGAAGATGAGAAGCTGGTTGATTATATCACCAAACACAGCCATGGCAGTTGGAGAACACTTCCAAAGCGTGCAGGGCTGAATAGATGTGGTAAGAGCTGCAGATTAAGGTGGACAAACTATCTGAGGCCTGATATCAAGAGAGGCCAATTCACTGAAGAAGATGAGAGAATTATCATCAACCTTCATTCAGTTCTCGGAAACAA gTGGTCGAAGATTGCGGCTCATCTACCAGGACGAACTGATAATGAGATAAAGAATTATTGGAACACTCACATAAGGAAGAAGCTTCTAAAGATGGGCATTGATCCAGAAACTCACAAGCCAAGAACAGACTTTAATCACCTCATGAGTCTTTCTCAGTTGCTTGGCATGTCAAACTTGAGCAGTGTTATGAGTAGTACTTGGGGCAATAACAATCTTGGTTTGCAACCAGACATCACTCAGCTAGCAAAAATTCAACTGCTGCAAAATCTCTTGCAACTTATGAACAGCAATTCATTTGTTAACATGGGTAACCCTTACCTCTTTGGCAATCCCAACCTGAACCCTTTATTTCTGAACGGCACAAACCCCCTCCAAGCTAAGGAGCCTGTGGTGTTGAGTGGTAGTGAAAGATTTGGTAACCCTAGTGTGTACTCTCAAGCACAAAGTGAGTGCTCAAAATCATTGGCAGATGTGGAGGGTGGATCCATTCCACAAGATCTTGATTACAGCAAAATTAGCAGCATCAACACCAATCATTCGCGGGAAAATCAAGAAGAAAACCCTCTCCCTGCATTAGTTGCTGCCTCTCCGAGGATGGGAACCTTAAACCAAATGGACAGTGGTTGTGGTAACTTAGCACAAACGAACGCAGAGTCACCTTCGAACACATTCTTTGATGATTGGGAGAAGTTGCTTGATGATGAAAGAAGCGGTTCCTATTGGAAAGAGATTCTAGA ATTTACACCCACTTCTGCATCACCGATTATGTGGTAG